The Nicotiana tabacum cultivar K326 chromosome 14, ASM71507v2, whole genome shotgun sequence genome contains a region encoding:
- the LOC142169093 gene encoding uncharacterized protein LOC142169093 gives MKLVGFAKRQLQVIREPGWNPLVEDVSLFCVKHDIVIPEIDMNYSRGKSKRKKSSVIYSYHLRVEVFSTVIDLQLSNFNSRFSEVNTDLLLGMASLSPDNSFANYDKDMIMKLATHYPNEFTNSMLEDLSFELDIYIDYVREAGNEFFYLKSPGDLSETLVKTNLRMTWRLV, from the coding sequence ATGAAGCTTGTTGGTTTTGCAAAGAGACAATTGCAAGTTATCAGAGAACCTGGATGGAATCCTTTGGTAGAAGACGTCTCTTTATTTTGTGTCAAGCATGATATTGTAATCCCCGAAATAGATATGAATTATTCTCGTGGAAAGTCGAAGCGTAAGAAATCAAGTGTTATATATTCTTATCATTTGCGTGTAGAGGTTTTCTCTACTGTTATTGATTTGCAACTTTCGAATTTTAACAGTCGTTTTAGTGAAGTGAATACTGATCTACTTCTTGGTATGGCTAGTTTGAGTCCAGATAATTCTTTTGCAAATTATGATAAAGACATGATTATGAAACTTGCAACACACTATCCGAATGAGTTCACTAATTCTATGCTTGAGGATCTTAGTTTTGAGCTTGACATCTATATTGACTATGTGCGAGAGGCGGGCAATGAATTCTTTTACTTGAAAAGCCCCGGAGATCTTTCAGAGACATTGGTTAAAACAAATTTGCGCATGACTTGGAGACTTGTTTAA